From the genome of Ignavibacteriales bacterium, one region includes:
- a CDS encoding dienelactone hydrolase family protein gives MIKTLLAVVFVFGIQLISVAQNKSCCSTEESVSFTSFSEEKEFRDIHQIPAAFTLKDALGQMITFKTKDGKSANGYFVISEKPSNKFIFVFHEWWGLNDYIRKESDELKKKLVDVNILAIDLYDGNVADNREDAAKYMQSVKDERAFNIIKGAIDYVGKEAKVGTIGWCFGGGWSLQASIMLGKQGRACVMYYGIIENTPETFKELNAPVLGIFAEKDGWVNPEVYGNLEKNLKAAGKNVTIKSYDADHAFANPSNAKFDEKATKDAKELTLKFFKDNLMK, from the coding sequence ATGATTAAAACACTTTTAGCGGTGGTTTTTGTTTTTGGAATTCAGCTTATATCTGTTGCACAGAATAAATCCTGTTGTTCGACAGAGGAATCAGTTTCATTCACATCTTTTTCGGAAGAAAAGGAATTTAGAGATATTCATCAAATTCCTGCCGCATTTACTTTAAAAGATGCATTAGGTCAAATGATTACTTTCAAAACAAAGGATGGCAAATCAGCAAACGGTTATTTTGTAATATCAGAAAAACCATCAAACAAGTTTATTTTTGTTTTTCACGAGTGGTGGGGTTTAAATGACTACATCAGAAAAGAATCTGATGAACTTAAAAAAAAGCTTGTTGATGTGAACATTTTGGCTATTGATTTATACGATGGAAATGTTGCTGATAATCGAGAAGACGCCGCAAAATATATGCAATCAGTAAAAGATGAGAGAGCATTTAATATTATTAAAGGTGCGATTGATTATGTAGGTAAAGAAGCAAAAGTTGGAACAATTGGCTGGTGTTTTGGCGGTGGTTGGTCTTTACAAGCAAGTATTATGCTTGGTAAACAAGGTAGAGCCTGTGTGATGTATTATGGAATAATCGAAAACACCCCGGAAACATTTAAGGAATTAAATGCTCCTGTTCTTGGAATCTTTGCTGAAAAAGATGGTTGGGTAAATCCTGAAGTATATGGAAATCTTGAGAAAAATCTAAAAGCAGCGGGAAAAAATGTAACTATAAAAAGTTATGATGCCGATCATGCTTTTGCAAATCCAAGCAATGCAAAATTTGATGAGAAAGCAACTAAGGATGCAAAAGAGCTCACTTTGAAGTTTTTTAAAGATAATTTAATGAAATAA
- a CDS encoding pyridoxal phosphate-dependent aminotransferase, with product MVADRVKEIGASPTMMVAAEAKKLKSEGVDVIDLSMGEPDFHTPNSIKTAGINAIEENRTRYTLNQGTNELRTAISAKLKRDNNLDYKLNEIIVSNGAKQSVYNSILATVNPGDEVIIPAPYWVSYPAMVSLAGGRNIIIQTDEKTGFKVTPKQLLSAITPKTKMLILCNPSNPTGSAYTKDELTALAEIVLKNSFYVLSDEIYEKLVYDNFEFISFASLDPEMKKKTILVNGISKTYAMTGWRIGYTAAEENIVSAINKIQSHTTSHASSISQHAAIEAVAGPQYVISEMLEEFRNRREYFYHELTSIKGITCHKPEGAFYLFPNISHYLNKKSDVLKVENSFDFAMHLLYEAHIAAVPGSAFGSEGYLRMSYATSMDHLHEAIFRLKKALNKIH from the coding sequence TTGGTAGCTGATAGAGTAAAAGAAATAGGTGCATCACCTACAATGATGGTTGCCGCCGAAGCGAAAAAATTAAAATCTGAAGGCGTTGATGTAATTGACTTGAGTATGGGCGAACCTGATTTTCACACTCCAAATAGTATTAAAACTGCTGGTATAAATGCGATTGAAGAAAACCGAACACGATACACACTTAATCAAGGGACTAATGAACTACGCACCGCTATTTCTGCAAAGTTAAAACGTGATAATAATCTTGATTACAAATTAAATGAAATAATAGTTTCCAATGGTGCTAAGCAAAGCGTCTATAACAGCATTCTTGCAACTGTAAATCCTGGCGATGAAGTAATTATTCCTGCGCCATATTGGGTATCATATCCTGCAATGGTTTCGCTTGCGGGTGGTAGAAATATTATAATTCAAACCGATGAAAAAACAGGATTTAAAGTTACTCCTAAGCAATTACTTTCTGCGATTACTCCCAAAACTAAAATGCTGATTCTTTGTAATCCATCAAATCCAACAGGCTCTGCATATACGAAAGATGAATTGACTGCGTTGGCAGAAATTGTTTTAAAAAATAGTTTTTATGTTCTATCAGATGAGATATATGAAAAATTAGTATATGATAATTTTGAATTCATAAGTTTTGCCTCACTTGACCCTGAAATGAAAAAGAAAACCATACTTGTTAACGGAATATCAAAAACTTATGCAATGACAGGCTGGAGAATTGGTTATACAGCGGCAGAAGAAAATATTGTGAGCGCCATCAATAAGATTCAAAGTCACACAACCTCACATGCATCTTCTATATCACAACATGCTGCAATAGAAGCCGTCGCGGGTCCACAATATGTTATAAGTGAAATGCTTGAAGAATTTAGAAATCGACGCGAATATTTTTACCATGAATTAACTTCAATAAAAGGTATAACTTGCCACAAACCTGAAGGAGCGTTTTATCTTTTTCCCAATATCTCACATTATCTTAACAAAAAATCTGATGTGCTAAAGGTGGAAAACTCTTTTGATTTTGCGATGCACTTGCTTTATGAAGCCCACATCGCTGCGGTTCCTGGCAGTGCATTTGGAAGTGAAGGATATCTGAGAATGTCGTATGCAACTTCTATGGATCATTTACATGAAGCAATATTTAGACTAAAGAAGGCATTAAACAAAATACATTAA
- the aroE gene encoding shikimate dehydrogenase, producing MQNSFYSNTELIGLIGYPIKQSFSPFIFNVAAELTGTKILYLPFEVHSSSLKNAVKGAVALGLKGFNVTVPHKVKVVEYINKLSEEAAVIGSVNTVVNEIGKLIGYNTDVSGIQESLLPYKSQISGNEVCIIGAGGSARAVIYTLIRNFKPQKIYLVNRTEQHAEELKQHFKSKMKFDSIVPKELQQPDLINILNNCSLIVNSTPVGMYPTADDSVLSTADVFVKDQIVFDLIYNPVKTKFLQLADSKNAITINGLSMLVQQAAKSFTLWTGNEFPTEKVYKSLLLYVAK from the coding sequence ATGCAAAATTCATTTTATTCAAATACTGAATTAATAGGTTTGATAGGTTACCCTATCAAACAAAGTTTTTCACCATTTATTTTTAATGTTGCTGCTGAATTGACTGGAACTAAAATTCTTTATCTTCCGTTTGAAGTTCACTCAAGTAGTTTAAAAAATGCTGTTAAAGGTGCCGTGGCTCTAGGGCTTAAAGGATTTAACGTGACTGTTCCGCATAAAGTTAAAGTTGTAGAGTATATTAATAAACTTTCTGAAGAAGCCGCTGTAATTGGATCTGTTAATACTGTTGTAAATGAAATAGGCAAACTAATTGGGTATAATACTGATGTAAGTGGAATTCAGGAATCACTTTTACCTTATAAATCCCAAATAAGTGGAAATGAAGTTTGTATAATTGGTGCTGGTGGCTCAGCAAGAGCGGTGATTTATACACTTATCAGAAATTTTAAACCACAGAAAATTTATTTGGTTAACCGCACTGAGCAGCATGCAGAGGAACTTAAACAGCATTTTAAATCTAAAATGAAATTTGATAGTATCGTCCCGAAAGAACTGCAGCAGCCAGATTTAATTAATATTCTAAACAATTGTTCATTAATAGTTAATTCAACTCCAGTAGGTATGTATCCAACTGCTGATGATAGTGTATTAAGTACAGCAGATGTTTTTGTAAAGGATCAAATTGTTTTTGATTTGATTTATAATCCTGTTAAAACAAAGTTTTTACAATTGGCTGATTCCAAAAATGCAATCACAATAAATGGATTAAGTATGCTTGTTCAACAGGCTGCAAAATCCTTCACTCTTTGGACAGGGAATGAATTTCCCACTGAGAAAGTTTATAAATCTCTTCTGCTATACGTAGCTAAATAA
- the mscL gene encoding large-conductance mechanosensitive channel protein MscL, with product MMKEFKEFAMKGNVMDMAVGIIIGGAFGKIISSFVSDVLMPPIGLLLGGMDFSKLALTLKEGSEGVAPVTLNYGMFINATVDFLIIAFAIFMVIKAMNSMKKKEEAAPAPPPAPTKEEVLLGEIRDLLKK from the coding sequence ATGATGAAGGAATTTAAAGAATTTGCAATGAAGGGTAATGTTATGGATATGGCAGTCGGTATAATTATCGGCGGTGCATTCGGTAAAATTATCTCATCATTTGTAAGTGATGTTTTAATGCCGCCAATTGGCTTACTTCTTGGTGGAATGGATTTCTCTAAATTAGCATTAACGCTAAAAGAGGGCTCAGAAGGAGTGGCGCCAGTAACTTTAAATTATGGTATGTTTATCAATGCTACCGTCGATTTTTTAATAATTGCTTTCGCAATTTTTATGGTTATAAAAGCAATGAATTCAATGAAAAAGAAAGAAGAGGCGGCTCCAGCTCCACCACCTGCACCCACCAAGGAAGAAGTTTTGCTTGGCGAGATTAGAGACTTATTAAAGAAATAA